The following are encoded together in the Malaya genurostris strain Urasoe2022 chromosome 3, Malgen_1.1, whole genome shotgun sequence genome:
- the LOC131434023 gene encoding uncharacterized protein LOC131434023 — protein sequence MVLSVKGALASLSVVRKPNDETLQTLLIEAESMVNSRPLTYLPIESEEQEALTPNCFLMLSTSGVNQPAREQTDTNKLAHCNWTLCQQLLDQFWSRWIKEYLPTITKRTKWFKDGKSIQVGDLVVVVKDRVRNGWLRGRVVRVYPGRDGRVRKAAVMTTNAGVLDRSVAKLAVLEVGGTAEVDFKQYGSGNVTNDDQTAPGIERVTRTTRSRR from the coding sequence ATGGTACTGTCCGTCAAAGGTGCTTTGGCGTCGCTATCTGTCGTACGCAAACCGAATGATGAGACACTTCAAACGTTGCTTATAGAGGCGGAGTCCATGGTAAATTCTCGACCTCTCACGTATCTTCCAATTGAATCGGAAGAACAAGAAGCGCTCACTCCAAACTGTTTTTTGATGTTGAGTACCAGTGGAGTGAACCAACCAGCTAGAGAACAAACTGATACCAACAAGTTAGCCCATTGCAATTGGACACTATGCCAGCAGTTGCTGGATCAGTTCTGGAGTCGCTGGATTAAAGAATATCTGCCGACCATCACTAAGCGGACGAAATGGTTCAAAGATGGCAAATCGATACAGGTGGGTGACTTGGTAGTAGTAGTGAAGGATCGGGTTCGAAACGGCTGGCTGAGAGGACGAGTGGTACGAGTATATCCAGGACGTGATGGCCGAGTGAGGAAAGCTGCAGTGATGACAACCAATGCAGGAGTATTAGATCGGTCGGTAGCGAAGCTAGCAGTTCTAGAAGTAGGAGGTACAGCCGAAGTTGACTTCAAGCAATACGGGTCGGGGAATGTTACGAACGACGATCAAACAGCACCAGGGATCGAAAGGGTCACTCGGACGACACGCAGTAGGAGATAA